Proteins co-encoded in one Gossypium arboreum isolate Shixiya-1 chromosome 11, ASM2569848v2, whole genome shotgun sequence genomic window:
- the LOC108471698 gene encoding nuclear transcription factor Y subunit B-5-like: protein MGDEQDPLLPIANVGRIMKRILPPTAKVSKEAKETMQECVTEFISFVTSDASDKCRKESRKTIYGDDICRALGAVGLDNYAEAIVRYLHKYRVAALNQHKATTSSFEDKMKNRIEVASHLIKRMKLQLNKS from the coding sequence ATGGGTGATGAACAAGATCCACTTCTGCCAATAGCCAACGTGGGTCGGATTATGAAACGAATCCTGCCACCAACTGCCAAGGTTTCGAAAGAGGCTAAGGAAACAATGCAAGAATGTGTGACGGAGTTCATAAGCTTCGTAACAAGCGATGCATCCGACAAGTGTCGCAAAGAGAGTCGCAAGACGATATATGGAGATGACATCTGCCGGGCATTGGGTGCTGTAGGGCTTGACAACTACGCTGAGGCTATCGTAAGGTATTTACATAAATATAGGGTAGCAGCACTTAACCAACACAAAGCAACAACCAGCAGCTTTGAAGACAAAATGAAGAATCGGATCGAAGTGGCGAGCCATCTAATCAAGAGGATGAAACTACAACTCAACAAGTCGTGA